GTGGTGGAGGATGGGCGCTGGCTGGTTTGGTTCTCGGGGGTGGATTGTTTCTTCCGCTTGTATTCCTTGGCTATATCGGGGCTGGGGACATGAAATTGATGGCTGCTGCTGGAACTCTTTTGGGCCCCCTGGGGATAGCCCGGGGCATTTTAGCTGGAGCCATTCTGGGAGGAATCTGGGCCGCGGGCTGGATGGTAGTGAAAAAGGACCGAAAAGCGACACTTCCGTATGCTCCTCCGCTTGCGGTGGGAATCGTGATTGCTTTTTTTTATTAGAGTGATGAAAATCAAATTTGGTGCTAAGCTGGAACTAATTGAATTGCTGGGGATTATCTCTTGAGAAGACGCGGTTTGTTAATTGGACTTGTTCTTGCCCTCGGGTTGGGTCTAGCTGCGGGTGCAATTGTGATGCGCCAGTCCGCGAGAACTTCACCTGCCCAGGCCAAGCAAGAGAAAACAGTAAAAGTCGTGGTGATGGCCAAAAAACTAACACGCGGCGTTAAACTTAAAGCCGGTGATGTCCTCATGAGGGAATGGCCTGAAAGGCTGCTTAATCCTCAATTTATAAAGGACATCAAACTAGCTATCGACAGGGTTGTTGTCGCAAACATGCTTGTTGGCGAACCAGTGCTGCAAGACAAACTGGCCGAAATTGGAAGCAAGGAAGGTCTATCGACATTAATAACAACGGGGCGTCGTGCATTTTCCATACGAGTTAAGGATGACACCGGTGTGGCTGGGTTTCTCCTCCCTGGTAGTCGGGTGGATGTACATGCGACTCTTGAAAAGGAAGTTGAAAAGCAAAAAAGCCAGTTGAAGGAGAAAACAGAAATTACGCTCGGAAACAAGGCCAAGACCATTACGATGACCAAGACGATTCTTCAGGACGTCGAGGTGTTGGCGGCAGGAGCCGAACAGGAGGCGGGAGGAAAGAAAGGCCGTATTACAGCAACGGTCGTGACGCTTCTTCTGACACCCGAGCAGAGTGATCGCCTGGCGCTTTCCGCCACGGTGGGAACGTTTTGGCTCTCGATGCGAAATCCTCGCGACAGGGTGAAGACGGATATCGATGCGATTTCCGTCAACGACATATTCAACATTGAGGAAGAGGCGGTCACGGCTACTTCGCCGGGCGATTCAAAGCCAAAGCCGGCCGCTGAGAAAGAAAAGAAAAAGAAACCCTCTCATGTGGTTGAAATTCTGCAGGGTGGCTCGAAAACGAAAGTCGAATTTTGATGAAAGGCTCAGAACTGATGTTCCAAAAGAAATACATATCGGCGGTTATCTTGTGGGCGCTTATTCCATGTATGTCACTTAATGCATTTGCCGCCTCTGTGCCCGCCGCAAGTTCGGAGTTTCCAGTCAATAGCCAAAAAATACAGCTCTCGCGCGGCAAAAGCCAGGTTTTTAAATTTGTGAATAAAATAAAACGGATTTCTGTTGCCCAACCGGATGTGGTTGAAGTGCTGGCGGCTAGTCCGTGGGACATGGTGCTAAATGGTAAGGAGTCAGGTGCTACGACGGTTATCGTCTGGGACGATACGGGCAAGATGTTCTCATATGAGGTCGTGATAGGCGGCACCGCCGCAATGGTTGCCAGGGTGCGGGATCGCCTCGAGAAAGTGCTTCCCGATGAAAAGCTCAGTGTCGAATCAGCGGGAGAGGGATTGATCATATCGGGTATTGCCGGAAGCAAAGAGACGAAAGACGTTGCGCTAAAAGTCGGCGAGGCCTTCGCACCCAAAAATGTAGTTGACAATATTCGAATTGAAGACCTCCCGGCCCAAGTCATTCTTAAAGTTCATTTCGCTGAAATTATTAAATCGGGTGCCATTCAACTTGGATGGGGATACATAAGGAATATACGAAACAACCAAAACCATGTCGGTTTTTTCCCGGGCTCCCCCGGGTTTTCGCCCTCCGGCCCCTTTCTTCCCCCGACCTCGGGTGCGCCTGGGCCGGATCTCACCTTCACCGATGTAATTAGCTTTTTCTTCGGCACCTCAAACCGTTCGGCCGGATTCTTTCTACGGGCACTCAAGCAAAACGGCTATGTACGCACGCTGGCAGAACCGCATCTCCGGGTGGTGAGCGGCAAGAAGGCCAAGTTCCTGGCTGGTGGCGAAGTGCCCATTCCTGTGCCCGGTGCCGATGGTTCCACAACGATTTTATTCAAGCCCTTCGGTGTTGAGTTGGAATTTAAGGCCAAGGTCAAAAGCACCGGTTATGTCGATCTTGAAATTACCCCTTCCGTTAGTGCGCTCGACAATACGATAGCGGTGGTTCTCTCGGGTACAACGGTGCCGGGGTTAAAGAAGAGTAATACAACTACCCAGATTGAGATGAGAGATGGACAGACTATTGCTATTTCGGGGCTGATTAACGAGGAGATTACGAAGAATCTCGATTCACTTCCTTTCCTCGGCGAGATCCCGATTCTGGGGCCCTTGTTTCAGAGTAAAAATTTTCAGGAAAAGAAAACGGAGTTGATAGTTCTGGTGACACCACAAGTTATTCGACCTCGCCGAGTAGCCGAACTGACGCTTACGAAGACCGGCTTTATGGTAGGGAGAACGCCAGTGACGAAAGGCAGGATACGGAACCAATGAGCCCTGATTCTGCAGGCCTGACCCTTGTACTTGATGATGAAGACGGGAGCCTTAAGGGTGCGCCCGACCTTCTGGCCGAAACGGGGCGGGATAATATTATCTATGCGGTCGGTGTCGAGGAGGCGCGCTCAGGATTAGGTGGTGCAACCCCAGAGATTGCTCTGATCAATTGCTCTCAAGGTATGGCCGAGGCGCAATCAAATTTGGCTGATTTGGCGGTCACACCAGGGTGGATAATCGCAGCGGCAACGTCTGAATTGGCGGCCGATCCTGATTTTCTTAGGGCGGCCATGCAGGCGCGTTTTAATGACATTCTTACTTGTCCACCCAATAATGAGGCGCTTGTTAAGTCAATCGAAAACGGATTGAACCACATCCAGGGAAGCTCCGGCGACGGTGGCGGCAAGGTGGTCGTTCTTTATTCGGGAAAAGGTGGAACTGGGGTAAGCACCGTTGCCGTTAATCTAGCGCTTGCGCTGAATCGTGCCGGTGGATTGCGGATTGGTTTACTCGATCTCGATCTTCAGTGCGGACTTGTCGCCTCGCTTATGAACCTTCAACCCTCTCAAACTTTGGGTAATCTTGGAGACGTTGCGTCTGAGGATATGGGGGCACTCAGAGAGGAAGTGCATAGCCGGATCACGCCCCACGAAAGCGGACTCCGGGTTATTGCCTCGCCAACGGTTCTCCACGATGGCTTGAATATTTCCGCCGATTTGGTTTCCAAGACCGTTCAAATTTTAAAGGACCGCTTCGATATCCTTATCGTCGATACACCGAAATGGGTAGGAGATCGCCTTGTGGCGGCTCTTGATGAAGCCGATAAGATATTATTGATTGTCGAACCACAGATACCCTCGCTGGCCAAGGCCAGGGAATCACTTCGCTTGTTTGCCCGCTTCGAGTATCCACCGGACAAAGTGAATTTGGTTTTCAATCGTGTGGAAAAAAAGGGGGAGCTACAGCCTGATGAGGCTGCCGAGGCTCTTAATCAAAAGGTGTATGTTTCGCTGCCAGCCGATGTTCAGCGTCTCACCGATGCCGCCAATCGGGGCACCCCTCCTCTGGGGGATGAAGTTCCTAAGGGGCCGTTTACTTCCGCTACTCTAGAGTTTGCCGACAAATTAAGAGCTGATCTTGGTTTCGCCCTTGCCGCACCTGCTAAGAAAAAACGCGGCTTCCTCTTCGGGAGGAAAAGTTGATGCCTGATACGCAATCGTTATCTGACGATACTGATTTCATGTCGCGGTTGGGCGGCAAAGCGGCTCCCGAGCCTCAGCCAACAAAAGAAGGCGATGCTCCGCCACCAAAGCCGCCCGTCGAGGCGAGCCGTGCGCAGGGTGGTTCAGTCCCAGCCTCTCTCCGGCAGCAATGGGAGGATTTGAAAGAAGAGCTCCATGGTGAGTTGCTCGGTCGGTTAAATTTTGAGGAAGTTGAAGGTCTTGAGGAGGATGAACTGGCCGATAGGCTTAGACCCTCTGTCCTGGAATTTGTGAACGAGGCGCTTCCTCCTGAATTCGCCGATTCTGCCGGACGCATGGTCAGCGAGTTGATGGACGAACTCCTGGGGCTTGGTCCGCTGGAAATAGCGCTCAAAAATAAGAGCATCAGTGAAATCATGGTGAACGGCTATGACCATGTTTATATCGAGCAAAAGGGAAAGCTTGTTCTCAGCCCAGAGATTAAATTTCGAGATGAAGTACACCTTCGGCGTATCATTGATCGGATTGTCACTCGGGTGGGTCGGCGCGTGGACGAGAGCTCTCCAATGGTGGACGCCCGCCTTCAGGATGGCAGCCGCGTCAATGCCATAATCCCCCCCCTTGCGCTTGATGGTTCCTCGTTGACGATTCGCCGTTTTCCGGAGACTGCACTTACCCCTGAGGATTTGGTTAATTTCGGATCGCTTACACCGGACATGGTGAAATTCCTCAAGGCCGCTGTAAGCGGCAGGGCGAACATTATCGTCTCGGGGGGCACCGGGTCCGGGAAGACGACGATGTTGAACGTGCTTTCGGGGTGTGTCTCTCCCGATGAGCGCATTATCACCATCGAGGACTCGGCAGAACTGCAGCTTCAGCAAGAGCATATTATTCGCCTGGAGACACGCCCCCCGAACGTCGAGGGCAAGGGCGATGTTTCGATGCGCGATCTTTTGAAAAACACGCTGCGAATGAGGCCGGATCGGATTATCGTAGGCGAGTGCCGGGGCGGTGAAACGCTCGACATGCTCCAGGCTATGAACACGGGACACGATGGCTCGCTGACCACACTCCATGCCAATACGCCCCGCGATGCCATCTCTCGTATGGGTGTCATGGTGGCCATGGCCGGGATGGATCTTCCTGAAAAAGCGATACGCGCCCAAATCGCCTCGGCGGTACATCTGATTGTTCAGGTATCAAGATTGATGGACGGCTCGCGCCGAACGACCCATATCACGGAAATCACGGGGATGGAGGGCGAGACCGTAACGATGCAGGACATCTACCTTTTCGAGGGGCACAGTGATACGCCCGGCGGAAAAATTGAGGGGGGGCATAGGACAACAGGTATCCGGCCCAAGATCGCAGATCAGCTTCTTGCCCACGGCCAGGAACTCCCCGCCTTCGTCGGCGAGGAAGAGGAAGGTGAGGGGGATAAGCCCAAGGAAGAAAAAAAGTCGGGCTGGGGAGATTAGATCTCTATGGATGCCCGCGCGGTAGTCGCTCTCCTACTCTTATTCGGCCTTGGCGCCGTTGTCATTTCGATTATTGTCAGGCGGCAAAAGCATCCGCTTAAAGATCGCCTCGATGTGATTTCTGAAAAAAAATCTGATGGGGCGAAGGATTCGCAATCGAGCATGCTTCGCGAAACCGCCGATAAGCGCCCGGGGCTACTTTCGAAAATTTCTGCATTCACGCGTCTCAAACTTCTTCGTGCCGGCGGTGCCACCGAGATGCGCCCGTTTGTAACACGGGTGATTATTTTCGCTCTCGTGGGTCTGGTCATTGGTGGCCCGGTGGGTGGGAAGTGGGGGCTCCTTGGTGGACTGTTTCTTGGCGCGATGATCCCCTACCTCTTGATTCATATGAAATTCAAGAGGCGTATGGCTAAAATGGAATTTGATCTTCCAACGGCGCTGCAATTTATTGTAAACGCACTTCGGGCCGGGCATGCTCTTAACTCTGCTATGGCCATTGTCGGCTCGGAGGGGCCCATCGGATGTCGCGATGATTTCGCTCAGTTGAACGACTCTCTGCGCCTGGGCGTGCCGATGCCAACTGCTTTTGAGCAGTTGCTGACCCGAACGCCAAGTGTTGACTTGCGATTTATGGCAACAGCAATGCTCATACAGCGCGAAACGGGCGGAAATCTGACGGAAATTCTCGATCGACTTAATTCGGTTGTCATGGAACGAAAGCGTATGCGCGGCCATGTGCAGGCGCTGACCGGGCAGGCACGCATGGGCGGCTATGTTGTCGGCGGCCTACCGTTTTTCCTTGCAGGCGGTTTGTTTTTTATGAATCCAAAATATCTGGATCCGCTACTCAAAACAGATTTAGGTAATTATGTGCTTGGCGGGGCGTGCGGGCTACAGTTCGTCGGCGCCCTTGTTATGAAAAAAATAGTCAACATCAAGATGTAACTTGTTAGAGGGATTCCCATGCTTTTGCCTTTGATGGTTTTCGGCGCCGTAGCATTGCTTGGGATAGTTGCGGTTATCGCTCTGAGCCCCCAGGAAAACCTTCTGAAGATGCGTCTCGATTCGCTAAATGCCAGCGGGGGTGGCGTGACTGGTGATAGTGCGCAGGACAAAACGCCTCCAAAAGAAAATTTCTTTGGTGTTTTGTCGAATAAATTGGGCAATGCTGCAAAAAGTATCTTTGAAGGCGGGAGTGATGAAACCGAGCACCGTTTGGCGATGGCAGGTTTTAATCCTCAGACGCATCTCTCGACCTTTAACGGGGCCAGGGTGATGGTAGGTCTTGGGCTAGCTACCTTTGGCGCGTTGTTCATGCTTTTGAGCGGAGCGCCGGTCGGGAAGATGATTCTTGCCGCTGGTGTGGGTTTCTTGAGTGGGATGCTTTTGCCCAACTTGTGGCTTTCGCTTCAGATTAGCTCGCGCAGAGAAAAAGTTTCGTCCGCCCTGCCGAATATGGTCGACTTGCTCGTGGTATGCGTCGAGGCCGGTCTTGGCCTGGACGCGGCAATGTCGCGGGTGGGAAGAGAATTGGCTCTCAGTGCACCTGAGCTTAGCCGGGAGTTGGGTCAATTGGGCCGCGAGCTCACGGGCGGACAATCTCACGAGCAGGCCTTAACCCGTCTCTCGTGGCGTATCGGAATCGAGGATGTAGATAATTTGGTATCCATGCTGATTCAAGCCGAGCGCTTCGGCACATCGATCGCGGTTTCTCTGCGCGTATTCTCGGATAGTTTCCGCACGGCAAGACGCCAGCGAGTTGAGGAGGCGGCTGCTAAAACAACCGTTAAACTTCTGTTCCCGCTCGTATTTTTTATTTTTCCGGCGATATTCGTTATTTTGCTTGGTCCTGCGGCGGTTAATATATTGACGGGCGGGGGGGGGCTGAAATGAGTGGTGCCCTCTCCATTGATGTTCGCGATTCAGTGCAACATGGCGCTCCTCGCCGGCTGGCGGAAAGGGTGCGCGTGGCAGATACCTTCACGAGCCGCCTTAGGGGTCTTTTGGGAAGCTCCCTTGGGGAGGATGAGGGTTTGCTGATTGTCCCGTGTGCCTCCGTTCATACGTTCGGAATGTCCTATCCCATTGATATTGTTTACCTTGACAAGGACTCAAGGGCGCTGGCCCTCTATCACAACCTCAAGCCCTGGCGCGCGACAAGAAGAGTTTTGGGTGCATACGGGGTTCTCGAACTCACCGCTGGCGCGCTTAAAAAGCACGACCTCCGCGTTGGGCAGATTGTCGAGGTCCCCCCCATGGAGGAGCAACCGGCGGGGAAAAGCCTTTTGGCCAACCTCGTTTTGGGCGCCTTTTGGCTCTTTCTTGCGCTATTCATGCTGCCCAAACTCGTCTCGGGCGAGGCAGGCCCGTCGGGCTACATGCTATTTGCCGTCAATACCCTGGTTGCCGTCTTATTCTTAACGCGCCGCAAGGAAACGCGGGTCACCGAATCGACGCGCGATCGCCTGGTGACGACGGTGTGCATCTTGATGAGTTTTTCACTTCGCCCGGCCGCCGGGGCATCGTTGATCTCCGGTCTCTGGGAGTCGGTGCTCCTTACCATCTCTTTGGTGCTCATATTCGCCGCCTATCTAAGCCTGGGTCGCTCGTTCGGCCTGATACCCGCAGATAGAGGGGTGAAGGTGAAGGGGATGTATCAATGGGTTCGTCATCCGCTATACGGGGCGGAAATGTTGTTCTTCATCTCCTTTGTTTTGGCAAACTTCACGGCCCGTAATGTTGTTTTCACGTTAGGGATTTTCCTCAGCCTGCATATGCGTGCTTTGGCTGAAGAGCGTTTGCTTTCCCATGATTCGCTATACCAAGATTTTTGCCAGCGTATCGGCAAGCGCTACATACCCTATGTAATTTAAAGGATGAGTCGAAATTTGTTTATGAAAAAATATATGGGTTCAATTCTTATCATGGCGATGATTCTTTCCGGATGTTCGATGGGAGAGGATATCGGCCAGTTCACTGGCTCCAATAAACTTGGTGGTGACATCACCATTGGCGAAATGCCCTGGATTCCGCTTGGCCTTTCGAGAGATGCGTATCTGGTGGCCGAAAAACGGATGTCAAGATTCGTCAAGGTCGGGATGCCGCGAAAGAATTTCGTCCAGAAGATGAAGCTCAACCCGGTTATGGGGGCTGAATGGTCCGACCGAGTAACCTCCGGGGAGGGCTGGTTTACAGAGCTCTCGCGAAGAAATAAATACGGGGATCTTGAGGTCGAGGAGTTCTCGTTTGGATACTACAAAGGGCATCGGCTTGCCGAGCGCTTCGCGGTGATTCTCGAGAACGGAGTGGTGCGTCGTGTCGCCCGCTCGCCCTGGACAAGTGAAGACGATCCCGCGCCGCCCCCTTTCAAAGTGTTTTCAAATGGCAACACGCTCAATCAAGAGTTGAAACTCGTCTCCTCCCACTACCGCGGAAAACTACAGTCAAAGCGGGCCTACGAAAAAATTCTGCCTTACTTGAAAAAAATTCGAGTAGGGTGGACCAGTGCCGAAGTTCGGCTGTCGCTCGGAGGCAGTCTGTACCGGCTACCCAATGGGTATATGTATTTCCAGGAAAGTCTTTTATGGAATGATGGTTTTACTCTCAATGATACGGGCCCGCTCTCGGTAGTGATCATGCCCTTTGGCTACCGCGACGATAAAGGCAGGCTTCGAAAAAAAGTTATCGTTCGTGCCGAGGGTGGATTGGTGACGGCAGTGTATTGGCAGCCGGATGCCCCGAAAAGAAAAAAGGCCCCGCGAAGCGTTAAGAAATTCACCCCGAAGCTCAAAAAATCACCCCTGAAAATGAAAAAAGCACCCGTGAAAGTTAAGAAATTCTCTCCGGGGCAGAAGATAATGAAATTCACCCCGAAATTTAAAAAAATACCACCGAAAATAAAGAAGGCGCCAAAGGAATTAGAGAAAAAATAACGGATTATTTGTAGAGGCGAGCGTATATCTCGTAGATGAAGTAGGTATTTTGTCCGGTGTTTCTCAAAAGGAGAGTAACCATGGCTTCGACGAATGGCGTAGCGCTAGGGATTATGTTTTTGTGGTTGTTGGTTTTAACGGTTGCGTTTATTCTTCATTGGATAAAGATTGAGCGGCACCATGTATTCGACAAGCATTGGGGCTCGAAAGTGTCCGATAATTTGAAGGCGAAAATCATCGGCGAGTAAAACGGGTGTATCCCGCGCCGGAGGAGGGCCGCCTTTTACCCTTCTCCGGCCAGGGCTGCCCCGCCGCCGCGCTCTCTTGATCGCCTCAACTCTTCAACAGCATATCCGCGCCTGATCTATTCTTTCCACCACGCCACCCTTCATCATTGAAATTCCCCGGCTCCAAAATAAATTAAAATCATTCGCACGCTGCCACGTGCGATATTTCAGACCCCAGCCATCGGCGAAATTTCGCTTATAAAAACCCCGTTTCGGCAGAAATCCGCCGATGGTAATTTTAGGTGCCTCCAACAATTTCGCCGGAAACCCTTTAAAACCGGGCGCGAAAATGTAATTTTTTAATTCTGTGAGTTTGGTACTTCTTTTGCATTGTTTGGGGTTAATGCAGTCGGAAAATAAACTAATCGTCTTCTTGGGAATAGTGTTGTGACTGAAAATATAGGCAAGCCAAAATCAGATGAAGCTAGAGCGCAGTATGTTTTTCGATTTCCGCGGTTCAACGTGGAGAATTCACTTACCCTCGACGAGCGAATGAAAGATTTCGAGAAATTTGTGATTGAAGCGGCCCTCACTGAAAGCAAGGGAAACGTTAAAATTGTTATCTATGACCTCAACATTCCCCGGCGAACGCTCAACGAAAAAATGCAAAAACACGGAATTGACCGGAGGGATTTTATTTAGACCCCGGCCATCGGTGAAAATCCGCTTATAACCCCCCCCCATAGGCGGATATTCGCCGATTGATCGGTCCGGAATTATGGTAAATTATATGAATTATCCAGTTTATTACGAATATTTATTGTTTAAAAGTTTAATGTCCTGAAAAGAATTGAACTTGTGAATATGCGAATTGAAACGAATTTTAAACTCTCGAATATGAGATCGGCCATGACCGCAAAACGAATTTCCTCAATCCTCACCGCACTCACGCTCGCATTGATGTTTCTTCTATCCGCCGCCGCGCCAAACGCCGAGGCCTGGTGGACGAAAGTCACGGGCGGGGGCGCCCTCGACATCGGCATCGGGGGCGGCAAAATCTGGCTCATTGGCTCTGGCACGGGCGATGGCGGCAATCGCGTTTACAGGTGGACGGGCTCGGGCTGGCAGTTCATGAACGCCCACGGGGTCCGCCTCGATGTCGACGAAAAGGGCATCGCCTGGGTCGTAAATAACAACGGCAGAATCTTGCGCTATAATGGTAGCAATTGGTATATGTCGTCACTCGGCTTCGTTAAAGACGTTGGGATCGGGGCCAACGGCGTCGCCTGGATCATCGGGTGGGGCGACGGCCCCGGCGGCCAGAAAGTCTACAGAAGAGGTGCCCAGGGCAGCTGGCAGGACATGAACGCCTACGGAGTCCGCATAGATGTTGACCCGTGGGGCAACGCCTGGTTGGTTAAGAATGACGGCTCCGTATGGCGCTGGACCGGAAGCAGCTGGGTGGGCACGTCAGCCGGCGGCGCCAAAGACGTTGGCATTGGCGCGAACGGCTCCACCTGGATCATTGGCTATGGCGCTGGCGGCAATCAGATTTACAAGTGGGACGCACCGAAATGGCTGTTATGGAATGGCGGCGGGATTAGCATTTCCGCCGATTCCAATGGGAAACCCTGGGTCGTCCAAAACGCGGCGAAACTCGGCGCTATCTTGCGCGGCACCGGAGATGTGCGGGGCTACCAGGCCCCCGCTACTGTGGGAATGACACAAGCTGAAGCTTCTAAAATGTTTTTTAATGCGGGACTGCAAGCAGGATACATTGCCAAGAAAGAAGTATATAGCCAGCCGGACCTCGACACCAAAGTGTGGGCACAGGGCTATCCCACGGGTACTTGGTTGCCGCCAACCACCAAGGTCAATTTATGGGTTTACAAGAACATTCAGCTCATTATCCCCCCCTTTAAAAAGGCTGTAACAAGGCGCAAAGAGTACAAAAATTTAATCGAATCTCTTGGCTTGAGGATTTTAAATGAGCCAAATGTTTGCGGGCAGAATCAGGCAACTGTCAATCAATTATTGCATGGTGTAATTCCTGCACCGGGAACTGTAGTGAAAAAAGGTGCTTGCGTTACATTACAATGGTGCTTTTATTAAACGTCTTAGCCCTAAAGGCCGTAAGGCTCATGGCAGGTTGAAAACATAAGCCATTCCCTAAAGGCTAGACGGCTGAAATTTTCCCCCGCGCTCACTCAATTGGGCGCGGGGGTTTTTGTTTGAATTTTCATCAACGCTGCCTACTCAAGCGGGGCAAGCTCGCCGAGCGTCGTGGGCACGAGTTCCGACACAGTGGGATGTATGTGCACCGCCCGCTGGATTACGGTATAGGGCGCTTTGGCGTACATAATGTCCGTCACGGCGTGGATCAACTCATCGCCCCCGACGCCAAGGACCGCCGCCCCGAGAAATTCTTTTGAATCCGCATCCACCAAAAATTTCATGAACCCCAGTGTTTCGCCTTTTTCTTTCGCGCGGCTGATATGAGACATCGGTTTTTTGGCGGCCAGCACCTTGCGCTCCGAGGCGCGGGCCTGCGTTTCGGTCATCCCGACCCGGCCCAGGGGGGGATCGATGAACAGGCCATAGGTGAGAATGCGCTCGCTCACGCGGCGCGAGTCGCCGTCGAGAAGATTGCCCGCGACGATTTCAAAATCGTTGTATGAGGTGTGGGTGAAAGCCCCCTTGCCGTTGCAGTCCCCAAGAGCCCAAACGCCTGGCGCGGAGGTTTGGAGTTCATCGTCCACCTCGACAAACCCGCGTTTGTCTATCTTGATCCCTGCCTTATCGAGGCCGAGATCGTCCGTGTTCGGCATCCGGCCCGTTGCGACGAGTAGGTGGGAGCCCACGGCTTCTCTATTAACCCCTTCACAATACATCTTGACGGCAATCTGTTCTCCTCGTTTTTCGATTTCAAGATCGCAGGTGTCGGCGAGAATATTTATGCCCTCGGCCTCGAGAATTTCCCGAACGGCGCTAGAGACATCCTCATCCTCTCGGGCGATGAGGCGGCTCCCGCGCTGGATGACCGTCACCTCGCTCCCGAAGCGGCGGTACATTTGTCCAAATTCGAGGCCGATGTAGCTGCCGCCCAGGATG
The window above is part of the Nitrospinaceae bacterium genome. Proteins encoded here:
- the cpaB gene encoding Flp pilus assembly protein CpaB, with the protein product MRRRGLLIGLVLALGLGLAAGAIVMRQSARTSPAQAKQEKTVKVVVMAKKLTRGVKLKAGDVLMREWPERLLNPQFIKDIKLAIDRVVVANMLVGEPVLQDKLAEIGSKEGLSTLITTGRRAFSIRVKDDTGVAGFLLPGSRVDVHATLEKEVEKQKSQLKEKTEITLGNKAKTITMTKTILQDVEVLAAGAEQEAGGKKGRITATVVTLLLTPEQSDRLALSATVGTFWLSMRNPRDRVKTDIDAISVNDIFNIEEEAVTATSPGDSKPKPAAEKEKKKKPSHVVEILQGGSKTKVEF
- a CDS encoding P-loop NTPase encodes the protein MSPDSAGLTLVLDDEDGSLKGAPDLLAETGRDNIIYAVGVEEARSGLGGATPEIALINCSQGMAEAQSNLADLAVTPGWIIAAATSELAADPDFLRAAMQARFNDILTCPPNNEALVKSIENGLNHIQGSSGDGGGKVVVLYSGKGGTGVSTVAVNLALALNRAGGLRIGLLDLDLQCGLVASLMNLQPSQTLGNLGDVASEDMGALREEVHSRITPHESGLRVIASPTVLHDGLNISADLVSKTVQILKDRFDILIVDTPKWVGDRLVAALDEADKILLIVEPQIPSLAKARESLRLFARFEYPPDKVNLVFNRVEKKGELQPDEAAEALNQKVYVSLPADVQRLTDAANRGTPPLGDEVPKGPFTSATLEFADKLRADLGFALAAPAKKKRGFLFGRKS
- a CDS encoding CpaF family protein, with the protein product MPDTQSLSDDTDFMSRLGGKAAPEPQPTKEGDAPPPKPPVEASRAQGGSVPASLRQQWEDLKEELHGELLGRLNFEEVEGLEEDELADRLRPSVLEFVNEALPPEFADSAGRMVSELMDELLGLGPLEIALKNKSISEIMVNGYDHVYIEQKGKLVLSPEIKFRDEVHLRRIIDRIVTRVGRRVDESSPMVDARLQDGSRVNAIIPPLALDGSSLTIRRFPETALTPEDLVNFGSLTPDMVKFLKAAVSGRANIIVSGGTGSGKTTMLNVLSGCVSPDERIITIEDSAELQLQQEHIIRLETRPPNVEGKGDVSMRDLLKNTLRMRPDRIIVGECRGGETLDMLQAMNTGHDGSLTTLHANTPRDAISRMGVMVAMAGMDLPEKAIRAQIASAVHLIVQVSRLMDGSRRTTHITEITGMEGETVTMQDIYLFEGHSDTPGGKIEGGHRTTGIRPKIADQLLAHGQELPAFVGEEEEGEGDKPKEEKKSGWGD
- a CDS encoding type II secretion system F family protein yields the protein MLLPLMVFGAVALLGIVAVIALSPQENLLKMRLDSLNASGGGVTGDSAQDKTPPKENFFGVLSNKLGNAAKSIFEGGSDETEHRLAMAGFNPQTHLSTFNGARVMVGLGLATFGALFMLLSGAPVGKMILAAGVGFLSGMLLPNLWLSLQISSRREKVSSALPNMVDLLVVCVEAGLGLDAAMSRVGRELALSAPELSRELGQLGRELTGGQSHEQALTRLSWRIGIEDVDNLVSMLIQAERFGTSIAVSLRVFSDSFRTARRQRVEEAAAKTTVKLLFPLVFFIFPAIFVILLGPAAVNILTGGGGLK
- a CDS encoding FAD-containing oxidoreductase, which encodes MPDKYDAIIIGSGQSGPSLAARLANEGMQVAIAERGLFGGTCVNTGCIPTKTLVASARAAFDARRAADYGVMINGEITVNMKKVKARMDTIRGASNKGVEGWLKSMENCTVHEGHARFEGPGQVSVGDTLIEAEKIFINVGGRASVPDIPGIDSVDYMTNTSIMEVDFIPEHLLILGGSYIGLEFGQMYRRFGSEVTVIQRGSRLIAREDEDVSSAVREILEAEGINILADTCDLEIEKRGEQIAVKMYCEGVNREAVGSHLLVATGRMPNTDDLGLDKAGIKIDKRGFVEVDDELQTSAPGVWALGDCNGKGAFTHTSYNDFEIVAGNLLDGDSRRVSERILTYGLFIDPPLGRVGMTETQARASERKVLAAKKPMSHISRAKEKGETLGFMKFLVDADSKEFLGAAVLGVGGDELIHAVTDIMYAKAPYTVIQRAVHIHPTVSELVPTTLGELAPLE